One Streptomyces coeruleorubidus DNA segment encodes these proteins:
- a CDS encoding metallopeptidase family protein produces the protein MLEMTREEFEELVAEALDRIPPELTRLMDNVAVFVEDDPPSDDPELLGLYEGTPLTDRGEWYAGVLPDRITIYRNPTLRMCESREDVVAETEITVVHEIAHHFGIDDARLHALGYG, from the coding sequence GTGCTGGAGATGACGCGCGAGGAGTTCGAGGAACTGGTCGCCGAGGCGCTCGACCGGATCCCGCCGGAGTTGACGCGACTGATGGACAACGTCGCGGTGTTCGTCGAGGACGATCCGCCGTCGGACGATCCCGAGCTGCTCGGGCTGTACGAGGGGACTCCGCTGACCGACCGGGGCGAGTGGTACGCCGGTGTGCTGCCGGATCGCATCACCATCTACCGGAATCCGACGTTGCGGATGTGCGAGTCGCGGGAGGACGTCGTCGCCGAGACGGAGATCACAGTGGTGCACGAGATCGCGCACCACTTCGGCATCGACGACGCGCGCCTTCACGCCCTGGGTTACGGCTGA
- a CDS encoding metallophosphoesterase family protein → MARVPAAVLSVLNPIRKAPHTLARRYRSRQAPATIELVPQPHPWSRAVGLVAVVLLGAWLGLLVVGNVRVPVGPMNTTMTLRPSFTGGTKINISPLGALQLDSHIAPVRLDVNVDQLDPERSQALVDHPERLSGLQDEVTEDVGRGTLDLAVRSSIAVVGGATALGLAVYRRPRRALAAGGLALTLLAASGGTAYATWRPDSVLEPKFSGLLTSAPSLVGNARSIVTEFDVYQKELARLVTNVTKLYDATSTLPAYAPDPSTIRVLHVSDIHLNPASWKIIASLVEQYKVDVIVDSGDTMDHGTAAENGFLDPIEDLGAPYVWVRGNHDSMITQRYLEGLKNVHVLDDGRAKTIKGLRFAGIGDPQFTPDRSKQPGNEQSQELAGARLATALRDQGTAGTPVDIAIAHEPSAAREVDGEVPLVLAGHLHHDEMEVLKYGTRLRIEGSTGGSGLRAIEGKHPDPIEASILYFDRDTRHLQAWDEIELGGLGLTTAEVSRHLPEENQPGATQSPTTPTTQSPPASPTPSS, encoded by the coding sequence ATGGCCCGCGTCCCCGCCGCAGTCCTGAGTGTCCTGAACCCGATCCGCAAGGCCCCGCACACCCTCGCCCGCCGCTACCGCTCCCGTCAGGCCCCGGCCACGATCGAGCTCGTGCCGCAGCCGCACCCGTGGTCCCGGGCGGTGGGACTCGTCGCCGTCGTCCTCCTCGGCGCCTGGCTGGGCCTGCTCGTCGTGGGCAATGTCCGGGTCCCGGTCGGCCCCATGAACACCACCATGACCCTGCGCCCCTCCTTCACCGGCGGCACAAAGATCAACATCTCGCCCCTGGGCGCCCTCCAGCTGGACAGCCACATCGCCCCGGTCCGCCTGGACGTGAACGTCGACCAGCTCGACCCGGAACGCTCCCAGGCCCTGGTCGACCACCCCGAACGGCTCTCAGGCCTCCAGGACGAGGTCACCGAGGACGTCGGGCGCGGCACCCTCGACCTGGCCGTCCGCTCGAGCATCGCCGTCGTCGGCGGCGCCACCGCACTCGGCCTCGCGGTCTACCGCCGCCCCCGCCGCGCCCTGGCCGCCGGCGGCCTCGCCCTCACCCTCCTCGCCGCCTCGGGCGGCACGGCGTACGCCACCTGGCGTCCCGACTCCGTCCTGGAGCCCAAGTTCTCCGGACTGCTCACCTCGGCCCCCTCCCTGGTCGGCAACGCGCGCAGCATCGTCACCGAATTCGACGTCTACCAGAAGGAATTGGCCCGCCTGGTCACCAACGTGACCAAGCTCTACGACGCCACCTCGACCCTCCCGGCCTACGCGCCCGACCCCTCGACCATCCGGGTCCTGCACGTCTCCGACATCCACCTGAACCCGGCGAGCTGGAAGATCATCGCCTCGCTGGTGGAGCAGTACAAGGTGGACGTGATCGTCGACTCGGGCGACACGATGGACCACGGCACGGCCGCCGAGAACGGCTTCCTGGACCCCATCGAGGACCTCGGGGCCCCCTACGTCTGGGTCCGCGGCAACCACGACTCGATGATCACCCAGCGCTATCTGGAGGGCCTGAAGAACGTCCACGTCCTGGACGACGGCCGGGCCAAGACGATCAAGGGCCTGCGCTTCGCGGGCATCGGCGACCCGCAGTTCACCCCGGACCGCTCGAAGCAACCGGGCAACGAGCAGTCCCAGGAGCTGGCCGGAGCCCGCCTGGCCACGGCCCTGCGCGACCAGGGCACGGCCGGAACCCCGGTGGACATCGCCATCGCCCACGAACCGTCGGCGGCCCGCGAGGTCGACGGCGAGGTGCCGCTGGTGCTGGCCGGCCACCTCCACCACGACGAGATGGAAGTCCTGAAGTACGGCACCCGACTCCGCATCGAGGGCTCCACGGGCGGCAGCGGCCTGCGCGCCATCGAGGGCAAGCACCCCGACCCCATCGAGGCGTCGATCCTGTACTTCGACCGGGACACCCGCCACCTCCAGGCCTGGGACGAGATCGAACTGGGCGGCCTCGGTCTCACGACGGCCGAGGTCAGCCGCCACCTCCCGGAGGAGAACCAGCCCGGCGCCACCCAGTCCCCGACCACGCCCACGACACAGTCCCCGCCGGCGTCCCCGACGCCCTCCTCCTAA
- the hrpA gene encoding ATP-dependent RNA helicase HrpA, with protein MSTQSAPALGALASRLTELSLRDAHRLGRRLEGARKIRKPEARAAVLAEIEAETGKAEERMAGRRGRVPDITYPEQLPVSQKKDEIADAIRDHQVVIVAGETGSGKTTQIPKICMELGRGVRGMIGHTQPRRIAARTVAERVAEELDTPLGEAVGWKVRFTDQVDPDATFVKLMTDGILLAEIQTDRELRAYDTIIIDEAHERSLNIDFLLGYLAQLLPRRPDLKVVITSATIDPERFSRHFGDAPIVEVSGRTYPVEVRYRPLLEEDGDDADRDQITAIVDAVEELQKEGQGDILVFLSGEREIRDTADALTKKNYRFTEILPLYARLSHAEQHRVFQPHTGRRIVLATNVAETSLTVPGIKYVIDPGFARISRYSHRTKVQRLPIEPVSQASANQRKGRCGRTSDGICIRLYSEDDFNARPEFTDAEILRTNLASVILQMTAAGLGDIEKFPFIDPPDHRNIRDGVQLLQELGALDPAQKDPRKRLTDTGRKLAQLPVDPRLARMVLEADKNGCVREVMVIAAALSIQDPRERPADKQTQADQQHARFKDETSDFLAYLNLWRYIREQQKERGSSSFRRMCKQEYLNFLRIREWQDIYSQLRTVAKQMGIHLNEDDAPADRIHVSLLAGLLSHIGMKDVKDAGAESGRSTGKNEYLGARNAKFAIFPGSALFKKPPRFVMSAELVETSRLWARVNAKIEPEWVEPLAGHLLKRTYSEPHWEKDQAAVMAYEKVTLYGVPIVAQRKVNYGRIDPEASRELFIRNALVEGDWRTHHKFFSDNRRLLTEVEELEHRARRRDILVDDETLFDFYDQRVPEHVVSGAHFDSWWKHKRHEQPDFLDFEREMLINEKAGEVTKDDYPDSWRQGNLKFRVTYQFEPGADADGVTVHIPLQVLNQVTDEGFDWQIPGLREELVTELIRSLPKPIRRNYVPAPNYAKAFLDRAVPLQEPLTTTMTRELRRMVGVPFEADDFDWSKVPDHLKVTFRIVDERRRKLAEDKDLQALQLRLRPKARKALSQAAAATAERQGGESLERKGLTDWTIGTLIRVFETRRAGQPVKAYPALVDDGDTVSVRLFDTEAEQQQAMWKGTRRLILRNIPVNPAKFASEKLTNAQKLALSANPHGSIQALFDDCAMAAADKLIADFGGPAWDEESYRKLYDKVRAEIVDTTVRTVGQVQQVLAAWQSCERRLKAVRSPALLPNLQDVRRQLDALVKPGFVTEAGLRRMPDLMRYLVAADRRLTQMPTNVQRDTTRMQKVHEMQDEYAWLLEQMPQGRPVPSSVLDIRWMIEELRVSYFAHALGTAYPVPDKRIVKAIDAAVP; from the coding sequence ATGTCTACGCAATCCGCCCCCGCCCTCGGCGCCCTCGCCTCCCGCCTGACCGAGCTGTCCCTGCGCGACGCGCACCGGCTCGGGCGCAGGCTCGAAGGTGCGCGCAAGATCCGTAAGCCGGAGGCCCGGGCCGCCGTGCTGGCCGAGATCGAGGCCGAGACCGGCAAGGCCGAGGAGCGGATGGCCGGGCGACGCGGCCGCGTACCCGACATCACGTATCCCGAGCAGCTGCCGGTCAGCCAGAAGAAGGACGAGATCGCCGACGCCATCCGCGACCACCAGGTCGTGATCGTCGCCGGTGAGACCGGTTCCGGTAAGACCACGCAGATCCCGAAGATCTGCATGGAGCTCGGGCGCGGGGTCCGCGGCATGATCGGGCACACCCAGCCCCGCCGTATCGCCGCCCGTACCGTCGCCGAGCGCGTGGCGGAGGAGCTGGACACCCCGCTGGGCGAGGCCGTCGGCTGGAAGGTCCGCTTCACCGACCAGGTCGATCCGGACGCCACCTTCGTCAAGCTCATGACGGACGGCATCCTGCTCGCCGAGATCCAGACCGACCGCGAGCTGCGCGCCTACGACACGATCATCATCGACGAGGCCCACGAGCGGTCCCTCAACATCGACTTCCTGCTGGGCTACCTCGCCCAGCTGCTGCCGAGGCGCCCCGACCTCAAGGTCGTCATCACCTCGGCCACCATCGACCCCGAGCGCTTCTCCCGGCACTTCGGCGACGCCCCGATCGTCGAGGTCAGCGGCCGTACGTACCCCGTGGAGGTCCGCTACCGGCCGCTCCTGGAGGAGGACGGCGACGACGCCGACCGCGACCAGATCACCGCGATCGTCGACGCCGTCGAGGAACTCCAGAAGGAGGGCCAGGGCGACATCCTGGTCTTCCTCTCCGGCGAGCGGGAGATCCGGGACACGGCCGACGCCCTGACCAAGAAGAACTACCGCTTCACGGAGATCCTGCCTCTCTACGCCCGGCTCTCCCACGCCGAACAGCACCGCGTCTTCCAGCCGCACACCGGACGCAGGATCGTTCTGGCCACGAACGTCGCCGAGACCTCCCTCACGGTCCCGGGCATCAAGTACGTCATCGACCCGGGCTTCGCCCGCATCTCCCGCTACAGCCACCGCACCAAGGTCCAGCGCCTCCCCATCGAGCCGGTCTCCCAGGCCAGCGCCAACCAGCGCAAGGGCCGCTGCGGCCGTACGTCGGACGGCATCTGCATCCGCCTCTACAGCGAGGACGACTTCAACGCCCGCCCGGAGTTCACGGACGCGGAGATCCTCCGTACGAACCTCGCCTCCGTCATCCTCCAGATGACCGCGGCCGGCCTGGGCGACATCGAGAAGTTCCCCTTCATCGACCCGCCGGACCACCGCAACATCCGCGACGGCGTGCAGCTCCTCCAGGAGCTGGGCGCCCTCGACCCGGCGCAGAAGGACCCCCGCAAGCGGCTCACGGACACCGGCCGCAAGCTCGCCCAGCTGCCCGTCGACCCACGCCTGGCCCGGATGGTCCTGGAGGCGGACAAGAACGGCTGCGTGCGCGAGGTCATGGTCATAGCCGCCGCGCTGTCCATCCAGGACCCGCGCGAACGCCCCGCCGACAAGCAGACCCAGGCCGACCAGCAGCACGCCCGTTTCAAGGACGAGACCAGCGACTTCCTGGCCTACCTCAACCTCTGGCGCTACATCCGCGAGCAGCAGAAGGAACGCGGCTCGTCCTCCTTCCGCCGGATGTGCAAGCAGGAGTACCTCAACTTCCTTCGCATCCGCGAATGGCAGGACATCTACAGCCAGTTGCGCACGGTCGCGAAACAGATGGGCATCCACCTCAACGAGGACGACGCCCCGGCCGACCGCATCCACGTCTCCCTCCTCGCGGGCCTGCTGTCCCACATCGGCATGAAGGACGTGAAGGACGCCGGGGCGGAAAGCGGGAGAAGCACCGGGAAGAACGAGTATCTGGGCGCCCGCAACGCCAAGTTCGCGATCTTCCCCGGCTCGGCCCTCTTCAAGAAGCCCCCGCGCTTCGTGATGTCCGCCGAGCTCGTCGAGACGTCCCGCCTCTGGGCCCGCGTCAACGCCAAGATCGAGCCCGAGTGGGTCGAACCCCTCGCCGGCCACCTCCTCAAGCGCACGTACAGCGAGCCGCACTGGGAGAAGGACCAGGCCGCGGTGATGGCGTACGAGAAGGTCACGCTCTACGGCGTGCCGATCGTGGCGCAGCGGAAGGTCAACTACGGCCGGATCGACCCGGAGGCCAGCCGCGAGCTGTTCATCCGGAACGCGCTCGTCGAGGGCGACTGGCGCACGCACCACAAGTTCTTCTCGGACAACCGCAGACTCCTCACCGAGGTCGAGGAGCTGGAGCACCGGGCCCGGCGCCGGGACATCCTGGTCGACGACGAGACGCTCTTCGACTTCTACGACCAGCGGGTCCCCGAACACGTCGTCTCCGGCGCCCACTTCGACTCCTGGTGGAAGCACAAGCGGCACGAGCAGCCCGACTTCCTCGACTTCGAGCGCGAGATGCTCATCAACGAGAAGGCGGGCGAGGTCACCAAGGACGACTATCCGGACTCCTGGCGCCAGGGGAACCTCAAGTTCCGTGTGACGTACCAGTTCGAGCCGGGCGCGGACGCCGACGGCGTGACCGTCCACATCCCGCTCCAGGTCCTCAACCAGGTCACGGACGAGGGCTTCGACTGGCAGATCCCGGGCCTGCGGGAAGAGCTCGTCACGGAGCTCATCCGGTCCCTGCCCAAGCCGATCCGCCGCAACTACGTACCCGCGCCGAACTACGCGAAGGCATTCCTCGACCGCGCGGTCCCCCTCCAGGAGCCGCTCACCACGACCATGACCCGCGAGTTGCGGCGCATGGTGGGCGTGCCCTTCGAGGCGGACGACTTCGACTGGTCCAAGGTCCCCGACCACCTCAAGGTCACGTTCCGGATCGTCGACGAGCGGCGCCGCAAGCTCGCCGAGGACAAGGACCTCCAGGCGCTGCAGCTCAGGCTCCGGCCGAAGGCCCGCAAGGCCCTCTCCCAGGCGGCGGCCGCCACGGCGGAACGCCAGGGCGGCGAGTCCCTGGAGCGCAAGGGCCTCACGGACTGGACGATCGGCACCCTCATCCGCGTCTTCGAGACCCGGCGGGCCGGCCAGCCGGTGAAGGCGTACCCGGCGCTGGTCGACGACGGCGACACGGTCTCCGTACGCCTCTTCGACACAGAGGCCGAGCAGCAGCAGGCCATGTGGAAGGGCACCCGCCGCCTGATCCTGCGCAACATCCCCGTGAACCCGGCCAAGTTCGCCTCCGAGAAGCTGACGAACGCGCAGAAGCTGGCGCTGTCCGCAAATCCGCACGGCTCCATCCAGGCGCTGTTCGACGACTGCGCGATGGCGGCCGCCGACAAGCTGATCGCGGACTTCGGCGGGCCGGCGTGGGACGAGGAGTCGTACCGCAAGCTGTACGACAAGGTGCGCGCCGAGATCGTCGACACGACCGTCCGCACGGTGGGCCAGGTGCAGCAGGTCCTGGCCGCCTGGCAATCGTGTGAACGCCGCCTGAAGGCCGTACGCAGCCCCGCGCTGCTGCCGAACCTCCAGGACGTACGGAGGCAGCTGGACGCCCTCGTGAAGCCCGGCTTCGTGACGGAGGCGGGCCTGCGCCGCATGCCGGACCTGATGCGCTACCTGGTGGCCGCGGACCGGCGTCTGACGCAGATGCCGACGAACGTCCAGCGGGACACCACGCGGATGCAGAAGGTCCACGAGATGCAGGACGAGTACGCCTGGCTCCTGGAGCAGATGCCGCAGGGCCGGCCGGTGCCGTCGTCGGTCCTGGACATCCGCTGGATGATCGAGGAACTCCGGGTCAGCTACTTCGCCCACGCGCTGGGCACGGCGTACCCCGTCCCGGACAAGCGGATCGTGAAGGCGATCGACGCGGCGGTTCCGTAA
- a CDS encoding DUF6274 family protein — protein sequence MAASARHETRALLRAHLAAASSYRHLTRHCPICHHLLRLAMESAQSAPRTAQASQRAVENESPARA from the coding sequence ATGGCGGCATCGGCTAGGCATGAGACGCGGGCCCTGCTCCGCGCGCACCTGGCGGCCGCGTCGTCGTACCGGCATCTCACTCGCCACTGTCCGATCTGCCATCACCTGCTGCGACTGGCGATGGAGTCCGCCCAGTCCGCCCCTCGCACCGCCCAGGCCTCCCAGAGGGCCGTCGAGAACGAGAGTCCGGCGCGAGCCTGA
- the bldC gene encoding developmental transcriptional regulator BldC codes for MTARTPDAEPLLTPAEVATMFRVDPKTVTRWAKAGKLTSIRTLGGHRRYREAEVRALLAGIPQQRSEA; via the coding sequence ATGACCGCTCGCACCCCTGATGCCGAGCCGCTGCTGACCCCGGCTGAGGTCGCCACCATGTTCCGCGTCGACCCGAAGACGGTCACGCGGTGGGCGAAGGCCGGCAAGCTCACGTCGATCCGCACGCTCGGCGGGCATCGCCGCTACCGCGAGGCAGAGGTCCGCGCTCTGCTCGCGGGCATTCCGCAGCAGCGCAGCGAGGCCTGA
- a CDS encoding Leu/Phe/Val dehydrogenase — translation MTDVTGAPADVLHTLFHSDQGGHEQVVLCQDRASGLKAVIAIHSTALGPALGGTRFYPYANEAEAVADALNLARGMSYKNAMAGLDHGGGKAVIIGDPERIKTEQLLLAYGRFVASLGGRYVTACDVGTYVADMDVVARECRWTTGRSPENGGAGDSSVLTAYGVYQGMRASAQHLWGDPSLRAKRVGIAGVGKVGHHLVEHLVKEGAEVFVTDVREDAVRRITERHRDVMAVKDTDELIRIDGLGIYAPCALGGALDDDTVPVLTAEVVCGAANNQLAHPGVEKDLADRGILYAPDYVVNAGGVIQVADELHGFDFDRCKAKAAKIFDTTLAIFARAKEDGIPPAAAADRIAEQRMHDAAAARRAR, via the coding sequence GTGACCGACGTAACCGGCGCACCTGCTGATGTACTGCACACCCTGTTCCACTCGGACCAGGGCGGTCATGAGCAAGTCGTGCTCTGCCAGGACCGCGCGAGCGGCCTCAAGGCCGTCATCGCCATCCACTCCACCGCCCTGGGCCCCGCGCTCGGCGGTACGCGCTTCTACCCGTACGCGAACGAGGCCGAGGCCGTCGCCGACGCGCTGAACCTCGCCCGCGGGATGTCGTACAAGAACGCCATGGCCGGTCTCGACCACGGCGGCGGCAAGGCCGTGATCATCGGCGACCCGGAGCGGATCAAGACCGAGCAGCTGCTCCTCGCCTACGGCCGGTTCGTCGCCTCCCTCGGCGGTCGCTACGTCACCGCCTGCGACGTCGGCACGTACGTCGCCGACATGGACGTCGTGGCCCGCGAGTGCCGCTGGACCACCGGCCGCTCCCCGGAGAACGGCGGCGCCGGGGACTCCTCCGTCCTCACCGCCTACGGCGTCTACCAGGGTATGCGGGCCTCCGCGCAGCACCTGTGGGGCGACCCCTCGCTGCGCGCGAAGCGGGTCGGCATCGCCGGCGTCGGCAAGGTCGGCCACCACCTGGTGGAGCACCTGGTGAAGGAGGGCGCCGAGGTCTTCGTCACGGACGTGCGCGAGGACGCCGTACGGCGGATCACCGAGCGGCACCGGGACGTCATGGCCGTGAAGGACACCGACGAGCTGATCCGCATCGACGGTCTGGGCATCTACGCCCCCTGCGCGCTGGGCGGGGCGCTGGACGACGACACCGTGCCGGTGCTGACCGCCGAGGTGGTCTGCGGCGCCGCCAACAACCAGCTCGCCCACCCGGGCGTGGAGAAGGACCTCGCCGACCGCGGGATCCTCTACGCGCCGGACTACGTGGTGAACGCCGGCGGCGTCATCCAGGTGGCCGACGAGCTGCACGGCTTCGACTTCGACCGGTGCAAGGCGAAGGCGGCGAAGATCTTCGACACCACGCTGGCCATATTCGCACGTGCGAAGGAAGACGGCATTCCGCCGGCTGCCGCGGCCGACCGGATCGCCGAGCAGCGCATGCACGACGCGGCCGCGGCCCGCCGGGCGCGCTGA
- a CDS encoding DUF3073 domain-containing protein, producing MGRGRAKAKQTKVARQLKYNSGGTDLSRLAEELGASPSNPQPPNGGPFEDDDQDDDLYARYADLYEDDDEDEDDQSSQHRRGA from the coding sequence ATGGGGCGCGGCCGGGCCAAGGCCAAGCAGACGAAGGTCGCCCGCCAGCTGAAGTACAACAGCGGTGGGACTGACCTCTCACGCCTGGCCGAGGAGCTGGGTGCATCGCCTTCGAATCCGCAGCCGCCTAACGGCGGGCCGTTCGAGGACGATGATCAGGACGACGACCTGTACGCACGGTACGCCGACCTCTACGAGGACGACGATGAGGACGAGGACGACCAGTCTTCGCAGCACCGTCGCGGCGCTTGA
- the purM gene encoding phosphoribosylformylglycinamidine cyclo-ligase, with protein sequence MSETTGASYAAAGVDIEAGDRAVELMKEWVKKAQRPEVLGGLGGFAGLFDASALKNYERPLLASATDGVGTKVDIARQLGVYDTIGHDLVAMVMDDIVVCGAEPLFMTDYICVGKVHPERVAAIVKGIAEGCVLAGCALVGGETAEHPGLLGEDDFDVAGAGTGVVEADRLLGADRIRTGDAVIAMASSGLHSNGYSLVRHVLLNQAGLTLDTHIDELGRTLGEELLEPTKIYSLDCLALMRTTEVHAFSHVTGGGLAANLARVVPDELHAIVDRSTWTPGPVFELVGRTGSVERLELEKTLNMGVGMIAIVPQESTDVALATLADRGVDAWVAGEITDRGEHTTGAALIGDYAN encoded by the coding sequence ATGTCTGAGACAACTGGTGCCAGCTACGCAGCTGCGGGCGTCGACATCGAAGCGGGCGACCGCGCCGTCGAGCTGATGAAGGAGTGGGTGAAGAAGGCCCAGCGCCCCGAGGTCCTCGGCGGCCTCGGCGGCTTCGCCGGCCTCTTCGACGCCTCCGCCCTGAAGAACTACGAGCGGCCCCTGCTCGCCTCGGCCACGGACGGCGTCGGCACCAAGGTCGACATCGCGCGTCAGCTGGGCGTCTACGACACCATCGGCCACGACCTGGTCGCCATGGTCATGGACGACATCGTGGTGTGCGGCGCCGAGCCGCTGTTCATGACCGACTACATCTGCGTCGGCAAGGTCCACCCCGAGCGTGTCGCCGCCATCGTCAAGGGCATCGCCGAGGGCTGCGTGCTGGCCGGCTGCGCCCTGGTGGGCGGCGAGACGGCCGAGCACCCGGGCCTGCTGGGCGAGGACGACTTCGACGTCGCCGGCGCCGGTACGGGCGTCGTGGAGGCCGACCGGCTGCTCGGCGCGGATCGTATCCGGACGGGTGACGCGGTGATCGCCATGGCGTCCTCCGGTCTTCACTCGAACGGGTACTCCCTCGTCCGGCACGTCCTGCTGAACCAGGCCGGCCTCACCCTGGACACCCACATCGACGAGCTCGGCCGCACCCTCGGCGAGGAACTGCTGGAGCCGACGAAGATCTACTCGCTGGACTGCCTGGCCCTGATGCGCACCACCGAGGTGCACGCCTTCAGCCACGTCACCGGCGGCGGACTCGCGGCCAACCTCGCCCGGGTCGTCCCCGACGAGCTGCACGCGATCGTCGACCGCTCCACCTGGACCCCGGGCCCGGTCTTCGAGCTCGTCGGCCGGACGGGCAGCGTCGAGCGCCTGGAGCTGGAGAAGACCCTGAACATGGGGGTCGGCATGATCGCGATCGTGCCGCAGGAGTCCACGGACGTGGCCCTGGCGACCCTGGCCGACCGCGGCGTGGACGCCTGGGTGGCAGGCGAGATCACGGACCGGGGCGAGCACACCACCGGCGCCGCCCTGATCGGTGACTACGCGAACTGA
- the purF gene encoding amidophosphoribosyltransferase: protein MPRGDGRLNHDLLPGEKGPQDACGVFGVWAPGEEVAKLTYFGLYALQHRGQESAGIAVSNGSQILVFKDMGLVSQVFDETSLGSLQGHIAVGHARYSTTGASVWENAQPTFRATAHGSIALGHNGNLVNTAQLAEMVADLPKQEGGRTPRVAATNDTDLLTALLAAQVDEDGKPLTIEEAAGQVLPQVRGAFSLVFMDEHTLYAARDPQGIRPLVLGRLERGWVVASESAALDICGASYVREIEPGEFVAIDENGLRTSRFAEAKPKGCVFEYVYLARPDTDIAGRNVYLSRVEMGRKLAKEAPVEADLVIATPESGTPAAIGYAEASGIPFGAGLVKNAYVGRTFIQPSQTIRQLGIRLKLNPLKEVIKGKRLVVVDDSIVRGNTQRALVRMLREAGAAEVHIRISSPPVKWPCFFGIDFATRAELIANGMTIEEIGTSLGADSLAYISIDGMIEATTIAKPNLCRACFDGEYPMELPDPELLGKQLLETELAAGPAATAAADAIRRP from the coding sequence GTGCCACGTGGTGACGGACGACTCAACCACGACCTGCTCCCCGGTGAGAAGGGCCCCCAGGACGCTTGCGGCGTCTTCGGTGTCTGGGCTCCGGGCGAAGAGGTCGCCAAGCTCACGTACTTCGGGCTCTACGCCCTCCAGCATCGAGGCCAGGAATCCGCGGGAATCGCGGTCAGCAACGGCTCACAGATCCTCGTCTTCAAGGACATGGGCCTGGTCTCCCAGGTCTTCGACGAGACCTCACTCGGTTCGCTCCAGGGTCACATCGCGGTCGGTCACGCCCGCTACTCGACCACCGGCGCCTCCGTGTGGGAGAACGCCCAGCCGACGTTCCGTGCGACCGCGCACGGCTCCATCGCGCTCGGCCACAACGGCAACCTCGTCAACACCGCCCAGCTCGCCGAGATGGTCGCCGACCTGCCCAAGCAGGAGGGCGGCCGCACGCCGCGCGTGGCGGCCACCAACGACACCGACCTGCTCACAGCGCTCCTCGCGGCCCAGGTCGACGAGGACGGCAAGCCGCTGACCATCGAGGAGGCGGCCGGCCAGGTCCTGCCCCAGGTGCGCGGTGCCTTCAGCCTCGTCTTCATGGACGAGCACACCCTGTACGCCGCCCGCGACCCGCAGGGCATCCGCCCGCTGGTCCTCGGCCGGCTGGAGCGTGGCTGGGTCGTCGCCTCCGAGTCCGCCGCCCTCGACATCTGCGGCGCCTCTTACGTCCGCGAGATCGAGCCGGGCGAGTTCGTCGCCATCGACGAGAACGGCCTGCGCACGTCGCGATTCGCGGAAGCGAAGCCCAAGGGCTGTGTCTTCGAGTACGTGTACCTGGCCCGCCCGGACACCGACATCGCCGGCCGCAACGTCTACCTCTCCCGCGTGGAGATGGGCCGCAAGCTCGCGAAGGAAGCCCCGGTCGAGGCCGACCTGGTGATAGCGACCCCGGAGTCCGGCACCCCGGCGGCCATCGGTTACGCCGAGGCCTCGGGCATCCCCTTCGGCGCCGGCCTGGTGAAGAACGCCTACGTCGGCCGCACGTTCATCCAGCCCTCGCAGACCATCCGCCAGCTGGGCATCCGCCTGAAGCTGAACCCGCTGAAGGAAGTCATCAAGGGCAAGCGCCTGGTCGTCGTCGACGACTCGATCGTGCGCGGCAACACCCAGCGGGCCCTGGTCCGCATGCTCCGCGAGGCGGGCGCCGCCGAGGTCCACATCCGGATCTCCTCGCCGCCCGTGAAGTGGCCCTGCTTCTTCGGCATCGACTTCGCCACCCGCGCCGAGCTCATCGCCAACGGCATGACGATCGAGGAGATCGGCACCTCGCTGGGCGCCGACTCCCTGGCCTACATCTCCATCGACGGCATGATCGAGGCGACCACCATCGCCAAGCCGAACCTGTGCCGCGCCTGCTTCGACGGCGAGTACCCGATGGAGCTCCCCGACCCCGAGCTGCTCGGCAAGCAGCTCCTGGAGACGGAGCTGGCCGCCGGCCCGGCCGCCACGGCCGCCGCCGACGCGATCCGCCGCCCGTAG